Proteins from a single region of Seriola aureovittata isolate HTS-2021-v1 ecotype China chromosome 9, ASM2101889v1, whole genome shotgun sequence:
- the plekhm2 gene encoding pleckstrin homology domain-containing family M member 2 isoform X4 encodes MDQLKVKDRILENISLSVKKLQSYFAACEDETPAIRNHDRVLQRLCEHLDHALLYGLQDISSGYWVLVLHFTRREAVRQIDELQHIATNLGRSRAWLYLALSESSLESYLRLFQENQGLLQKYYFKNALVCSHDHLTLFLTLVSGLEFIRFNLELDVPYLDVAPYMPDYYKPQNLLDFEEMLPSSDSLSLHSFTSLTSTNLEWDDSAIAPSSEEGDLTDQASCPRSSGSDPQTVISDMMVLSTGTVKAKAAAHPPLHSPTSRHNPFNEDSDTNTTNTSADVTPVHVASRHNATAAGDDTESTNNELEVIRMARRRKPAKKRRGKGSTDSSSSIHNSISSDHMDMEGSLLASEDVDSLNCTVIHVGGEGELRRGRVGSEAVEEGDEDEVVDLLRLPEMTDTSMDSVGQPLRDVMDRLNGALDREEPWERPEEGKTSEGCDQGPEPPAQQPFREDSGGEPPDPARGKTSHSTLATSPRFLQASPAPTELCCFTPNGPDSAPTGGGCNDSTELSQPQTLSGGLENEGEAKKKAGPEPDVRQEEEGVEGVETDQNTFTEEAQQQQQEQKLSPSESSHPAEFKVDNNHLLLLMIHVFRENEEQLFKMVRMSTGHMEGDLQPLYLLLTDCYIYLLRKGAAEKPYTVEDAVSYNELDYLSVGLDQQTVTVVCTNRRRKFLLDTADASLTFWFLSVLKSAMVKGCREPPYPSVLTDATMEKLALNKFVSQESHCEVSEVSIQLYSLVHWEDPMDMTLSPQGGPPSSGAPFSTKEGILQYRSGTTYLGKELWKSCYLVLSNGILYMYAERTDVIPLLSVTMGGEHCGGCRRSNSTERPHAFQVILTERPPLELSANNEQDMADWMQLLCQSVSKGVIPQGVAPTPCIPCCLVVTDRKLLTCHQDCQTSFFRSLGSVDISDVTTVSTEADKEYCVIEFAADRSQFLPPWILYFSGCEERDRLLEALDRTWKAVFQVDLPHRVVSDPSVQKRCSEALSLMKSAWQRADSLARGRAQREPWC; translated from the exons CCTGTGAAGATGAGACTCCAGCCATCAGAAACCACGACCGGGTCCTGCAGCGCCTGTGTGAACACCTTGACCATGCTCTGCTGTATGG GCTGCAGGACATCTCCTCAGGCTACTGGGTCCTCGTCCTCCACTTCACCAGGAGAGAGGCTGTCCGCCAGATAGATGAGCTTCAGCACATAGCAACCAACCTCGGTCGAA GTCGTGCGTGGTTATACCTGGCACTGAGTGAGAGCTCTTTAGAGAGCTACCTGCGCCTCTTCCAGGAGAACCAAGGATTACTGCAGAAGTATTATTTCAA GAACGCTCTGGTCTGCAGCCATGACCACCTCACGCTCTTCCTCACGCTGGTGTCTGGCCTGGAGTTCATTCGCTTCAATCTCGAGCTG GATGTGCCATACCTGGATGTTGCCCCCTACATGCCAGATTACTACAAACCCCAGAACCTGCTGGACTTTGAGGAAATGCTGCCCAGTTCAGACAGCTTGTCCCTGCACTCCTTTACCTCCCTCACCTCCACCAACCTGGAGTGGGATGACAGTGCCATAGCCCCCTCCAGTGAAG AGGGTGACCTGACCGACCAGGCGAGCTGCCCACGATCCAGTGGCTCTGATCCCCAAACAGTCATTAGTGACATGATGGTCCTTTCTACCGGCACTGTCAAGGCGAAGGCAGCAGCTCATCCTCCTCTGCACAGCCCCACATCCAGACACAACCCCTTCAACGAGGACTCTGacaccaacaccaccaacaCCTCGGCCGACGTCACGCCAGTTCACGTGGCCAGCCGCCACAACGCCACCGCCGCTGGAGATGACACGGAGAGCACCAACAACGAGCTGGAGGTCATCAG GATGGCCAGAAGAAGGAAACCAGCCAAGAAGCGACGAGGGAAGGGCTCCACAGattccagcagcagcatccaTAACTCGATCTCCTCTGATCACATGGACATGGAAGGCAGCCTCCTGGCCTCCGAGGATGTGGATTCATTAAACTGCACTGTAATCCATGTGGGCGGCGAAGGAGAGTTGAGGAGAGGCAGGGTGGGATCAGAGGCTGTGGAGGAAGGAGACGAGGATGAGGTAGTCGACCTCCTACGCCTCCCAGAGATGACGGACACCTCCATGGACAGTGTGGGCCAACCCCTCCGGGACGTCATGGACCGACTCAACGGGGCTCTGGATAGGGAGGAGCCCTGGGAGCGCCCGGAGGAGGGGAAAACTAGTGAAGGCTGTGACCAGGGCCCCGAGCCCCCCGCTCAGCAGCCCTTTCGTGAGGACTCAGGCGGTGAACCACCTGACCCGGCCCGAGGAAAGACGTCTCACTCCACTCTGGCCACAAGCCCCAGGTTCCTGCAGGCCTCTCCTGCGCCTACAGAATTATGCTGCTTTACCCCCAACGGTCCAGACTCTGCTCCCACAGGTGGTGGCTGCAATGACTCTACAGAGCTTAGCCAGCCGCAGACTCTTTCAGGTGGCCTTGAAAATGAAGGAGAGGCAAAAAAGAAAGCAGGACCGGAGCCCGACgtgaggcaggaggaggaaggcgtAGAAGGAGTGGAAACAGACCAGAACACGTTTACTGAggaagcacaacaacaacaacaagagcaGAAGCTCAGTCCCTCAGAAAGTTCTCACCCTGCAGAGTTTAA GGTGGACAACAACCACTTGCTGCTTCTTATGATCCATGTATTCAGAGAGAATGAGGAGCAGCTCTTCAAG atggTGAGGATGAGCACAGGCCACATGGAGGGGGACCTGCAGCCCCTCTACCTGCTCCTGACTGACTGTTACATTTACCTGCTAAGGAAGG GCGCAGCAGAGAAACCCTACACAGTTGAAGATGCTGTTTCTTATAATGAGCTGGACTATCTTTCA GTGGGCCTTGACCAACAGACAGTGACGGTGGTTTGCACCAACAGACGAAGAAAGTTCCTATTGGACACAGCTGATGCCTCACTGACTTT CTGGTTCCTGTCTGTGCTGAAGTCAGCCATGGTGAAGGGTTGCCGTGAGCCTCCTTACCCCTCGGTTCTGACCGATGCCACCATGGAAAAACTGGCTCTCAATAAGTTTGTCTCCCAGGAGTCTCACTGTGAG GTATCAGAAGTGTCCATCCAACTCTACTCACTGGTCCACTGGGAGGATCCTATGGACATGACTCTGTCTCCACAAGGTGGCCCACCAAGCTCTGGAGCACCTTTCAGCACCAAGGAAGGGATCCTGCAGTACCGGTCTGGAACCACCTACCTGGGCAAAGAGCTGTGGAAAAGCTGCTACCTTGTCCTCAG CAATGGGATTCTTTACATGTATGCAGAGAGAACTGACGTGATCCCGCTGCTGTCTGTCACTATGGG AGGGGAGCACTGCGGAGGCTGCCGTCGCTCCAACAGCACAGAGCGTCCCCACGCCTTCCAAGTCATCCTGACAGAGCGCCCCCCACTGGAGCTCAGCGCCAACAACGAGCAGGACATGGCCGACTGGATGCAGCTGCTCTGCCAGTCCGTCTCCAAAGGG GTCATCCCTCAGGGTGTGGCCCCCACCCCATGTATCCCATGCTGCCTGGTGGTCAcagacaggaagctgctgaCCTGCCATCAGGACTGTCAGACGAGCTTCTTCCGTTCGCTCGGCAGCGTCGACATCTCTGACGTCACCACCGTCAGCACGGAGGCCGACAAGGAGTACTGCGTCATC GAGTTTGCAGCAGATCGGTCTCAGTTCCTCCCTCCATGGATTTTGTACTTCAGCGGCTGTGAAGAGAGAGATAGACTGCTGGAGGCGTTAGACAGAACATGGAAAGCTGTTTTCCAG GTCGACCTTCCCCACAGAGTCGTGTCTGATCCATCGGTGCAGAAGCGCTGTAGCGAGGCCCTCAGCCTGATGAAGAGCGCCTGGCAGAGGGCAGACAGTCTGGCCCGAGGCAGAGCCCAGCGTGAACCCTGGTGctga
- the plekhm2 gene encoding pleckstrin homology domain-containing family M member 2 isoform X1, with amino-acid sequence MDQLKVKDRILENISLSVKKLQSYFAACEDETPAIRNHDRVLQRLCEHLDHALLYGLQDISSGYWVLVLHFTRREAVRQIDELQHIATNLGRSRAWLYLALSESSLESYLRLFQENQGLLQKYYFKNALVCSHDHLTLFLTLVSGLEFIRFNLELDVPYLDVAPYMPDYYKPQNLLDFEEMLPSSDSLSLHSFTSLTSTNLEWDDSAIAPSSEDYDFGDIFPVLQSLPSADWEEGDLTDQASCPRSSGSDPQTVISDMMVLSTGTVKAKAAAHPPLHSPTSRHNPFNEDSDTNTTNTSADVTPVHVASRHNATAAGDDTESTNNELEVIRMARRRKPAKKRRGKGSTDSSSSIHNSISSDHMDMEGSLLASEDVDSLNCTVIHVGGEGELRRGRVGSEAVEEGDEDEVVDLLRLPEMTDTSMDSVGQPLRDVMDRLNGALDREEPWERPEEGKTSEGCDQGPEPPAQQPFREDSGGEPPDPARGKTSHSTLATSPRFLQASPAPTELCCFTPNGPDSAPTGGGCNDSTELSQPQTLSGGLENEGEAKKKAGPEPDVRQEEEGVEGVETDQNTFTEEAQQQQQEQKLSPSESSHPAEFKVDNNHLLLLMIHVFRENEEQLFKMVRMSTGHMEGDLQPLYLLLTDCYIYLLRKGAAEKPYTVEDAVSYNELDYLSVGLDQQTVTVVCTNRRRKFLLDTADASLTFWFLSVLKSAMVKGCREPPYPSVLTDATMEKLALNKFVSQESHCEVSEVSIQLYSLVHWEDPMDMTLSPQGGPPSSGAPFSTKEGILQYRSGTTYLGKELWKSCYLVLSNGILYMYAERTDVIPLLSVTMGGEHCGGCRRSNSTERPHAFQVILTERPPLELSANNEQDMADWMQLLCQSVSKGKQKQLITHVIPQGVAPTPCIPCCLVVTDRKLLTCHQDCQTSFFRSLGSVDISDVTTVSTEADKEYCVIEFAADRSQFLPPWILYFSGCEERDRLLEALDRTWKAVFQVDLPHRVVSDPSVQKRCSEALSLMKSAWQRADSLARGRAQREPWC; translated from the exons CCTGTGAAGATGAGACTCCAGCCATCAGAAACCACGACCGGGTCCTGCAGCGCCTGTGTGAACACCTTGACCATGCTCTGCTGTATGG GCTGCAGGACATCTCCTCAGGCTACTGGGTCCTCGTCCTCCACTTCACCAGGAGAGAGGCTGTCCGCCAGATAGATGAGCTTCAGCACATAGCAACCAACCTCGGTCGAA GTCGTGCGTGGTTATACCTGGCACTGAGTGAGAGCTCTTTAGAGAGCTACCTGCGCCTCTTCCAGGAGAACCAAGGATTACTGCAGAAGTATTATTTCAA GAACGCTCTGGTCTGCAGCCATGACCACCTCACGCTCTTCCTCACGCTGGTGTCTGGCCTGGAGTTCATTCGCTTCAATCTCGAGCTG GATGTGCCATACCTGGATGTTGCCCCCTACATGCCAGATTACTACAAACCCCAGAACCTGCTGGACTTTGAGGAAATGCTGCCCAGTTCAGACAGCTTGTCCCTGCACTCCTTTACCTCCCTCACCTCCACCAACCTGGAGTGGGATGACAGTGCCATAGCCCCCTCCAGTGAAG ATTATGATTTCGGTGACATCTTCCCCGTGTTGCAGTCATTGCCAAGTGCAGACTGGGAAG AGGGTGACCTGACCGACCAGGCGAGCTGCCCACGATCCAGTGGCTCTGATCCCCAAACAGTCATTAGTGACATGATGGTCCTTTCTACCGGCACTGTCAAGGCGAAGGCAGCAGCTCATCCTCCTCTGCACAGCCCCACATCCAGACACAACCCCTTCAACGAGGACTCTGacaccaacaccaccaacaCCTCGGCCGACGTCACGCCAGTTCACGTGGCCAGCCGCCACAACGCCACCGCCGCTGGAGATGACACGGAGAGCACCAACAACGAGCTGGAGGTCATCAG GATGGCCAGAAGAAGGAAACCAGCCAAGAAGCGACGAGGGAAGGGCTCCACAGattccagcagcagcatccaTAACTCGATCTCCTCTGATCACATGGACATGGAAGGCAGCCTCCTGGCCTCCGAGGATGTGGATTCATTAAACTGCACTGTAATCCATGTGGGCGGCGAAGGAGAGTTGAGGAGAGGCAGGGTGGGATCAGAGGCTGTGGAGGAAGGAGACGAGGATGAGGTAGTCGACCTCCTACGCCTCCCAGAGATGACGGACACCTCCATGGACAGTGTGGGCCAACCCCTCCGGGACGTCATGGACCGACTCAACGGGGCTCTGGATAGGGAGGAGCCCTGGGAGCGCCCGGAGGAGGGGAAAACTAGTGAAGGCTGTGACCAGGGCCCCGAGCCCCCCGCTCAGCAGCCCTTTCGTGAGGACTCAGGCGGTGAACCACCTGACCCGGCCCGAGGAAAGACGTCTCACTCCACTCTGGCCACAAGCCCCAGGTTCCTGCAGGCCTCTCCTGCGCCTACAGAATTATGCTGCTTTACCCCCAACGGTCCAGACTCTGCTCCCACAGGTGGTGGCTGCAATGACTCTACAGAGCTTAGCCAGCCGCAGACTCTTTCAGGTGGCCTTGAAAATGAAGGAGAGGCAAAAAAGAAAGCAGGACCGGAGCCCGACgtgaggcaggaggaggaaggcgtAGAAGGAGTGGAAACAGACCAGAACACGTTTACTGAggaagcacaacaacaacaacaagagcaGAAGCTCAGTCCCTCAGAAAGTTCTCACCCTGCAGAGTTTAA GGTGGACAACAACCACTTGCTGCTTCTTATGATCCATGTATTCAGAGAGAATGAGGAGCAGCTCTTCAAG atggTGAGGATGAGCACAGGCCACATGGAGGGGGACCTGCAGCCCCTCTACCTGCTCCTGACTGACTGTTACATTTACCTGCTAAGGAAGG GCGCAGCAGAGAAACCCTACACAGTTGAAGATGCTGTTTCTTATAATGAGCTGGACTATCTTTCA GTGGGCCTTGACCAACAGACAGTGACGGTGGTTTGCACCAACAGACGAAGAAAGTTCCTATTGGACACAGCTGATGCCTCACTGACTTT CTGGTTCCTGTCTGTGCTGAAGTCAGCCATGGTGAAGGGTTGCCGTGAGCCTCCTTACCCCTCGGTTCTGACCGATGCCACCATGGAAAAACTGGCTCTCAATAAGTTTGTCTCCCAGGAGTCTCACTGTGAG GTATCAGAAGTGTCCATCCAACTCTACTCACTGGTCCACTGGGAGGATCCTATGGACATGACTCTGTCTCCACAAGGTGGCCCACCAAGCTCTGGAGCACCTTTCAGCACCAAGGAAGGGATCCTGCAGTACCGGTCTGGAACCACCTACCTGGGCAAAGAGCTGTGGAAAAGCTGCTACCTTGTCCTCAG CAATGGGATTCTTTACATGTATGCAGAGAGAACTGACGTGATCCCGCTGCTGTCTGTCACTATGGG AGGGGAGCACTGCGGAGGCTGCCGTCGCTCCAACAGCACAGAGCGTCCCCACGCCTTCCAAGTCATCCTGACAGAGCGCCCCCCACTGGAGCTCAGCGCCAACAACGAGCAGGACATGGCCGACTGGATGCAGCTGCTCTGCCAGTCCGTCTCCAAAGGG aagcagaaacagctgatcacTCAT GTCATCCCTCAGGGTGTGGCCCCCACCCCATGTATCCCATGCTGCCTGGTGGTCAcagacaggaagctgctgaCCTGCCATCAGGACTGTCAGACGAGCTTCTTCCGTTCGCTCGGCAGCGTCGACATCTCTGACGTCACCACCGTCAGCACGGAGGCCGACAAGGAGTACTGCGTCATC GAGTTTGCAGCAGATCGGTCTCAGTTCCTCCCTCCATGGATTTTGTACTTCAGCGGCTGTGAAGAGAGAGATAGACTGCTGGAGGCGTTAGACAGAACATGGAAAGCTGTTTTCCAG GTCGACCTTCCCCACAGAGTCGTGTCTGATCCATCGGTGCAGAAGCGCTGTAGCGAGGCCCTCAGCCTGATGAAGAGCGCCTGGCAGAGGGCAGACAGTCTGGCCCGAGGCAGAGCCCAGCGTGAACCCTGGTGctga
- the plekhm2 gene encoding pleckstrin homology domain-containing family M member 2 isoform X3 has product MDQLKVKDRILENISLSVKKLQSYFAACEDETPAIRNHDRVLQRLCEHLDHALLYGLQDISSGYWVLVLHFTRREAVRQIDELQHIATNLGRSRAWLYLALSESSLESYLRLFQENQGLLQKYYFKNALVCSHDHLTLFLTLVSGLEFIRFNLELDVPYLDVAPYMPDYYKPQNLLDFEEMLPSSDSLSLHSFTSLTSTNLEWDDSAIAPSSEEGDLTDQASCPRSSGSDPQTVISDMMVLSTGTVKAKAAAHPPLHSPTSRHNPFNEDSDTNTTNTSADVTPVHVASRHNATAAGDDTESTNNELEVIRMARRRKPAKKRRGKGSTDSSSSIHNSISSDHMDMEGSLLASEDVDSLNCTVIHVGGEGELRRGRVGSEAVEEGDEDEVVDLLRLPEMTDTSMDSVGQPLRDVMDRLNGALDREEPWERPEEGKTSEGCDQGPEPPAQQPFREDSGGEPPDPARGKTSHSTLATSPRFLQASPAPTELCCFTPNGPDSAPTGGGCNDSTELSQPQTLSGGLENEGEAKKKAGPEPDVRQEEEGVEGVETDQNTFTEEAQQQQQEQKLSPSESSHPAEFKVDNNHLLLLMIHVFRENEEQLFKMVRMSTGHMEGDLQPLYLLLTDCYIYLLRKGAAEKPYTVEDAVSYNELDYLSVGLDQQTVTVVCTNRRRKFLLDTADASLTFWFLSVLKSAMVKGCREPPYPSVLTDATMEKLALNKFVSQESHCEVSEVSIQLYSLVHWEDPMDMTLSPQGGPPSSGAPFSTKEGILQYRSGTTYLGKELWKSCYLVLSNGILYMYAERTDVIPLLSVTMGGEHCGGCRRSNSTERPHAFQVILTERPPLELSANNEQDMADWMQLLCQSVSKGKQKQLITHVIPQGVAPTPCIPCCLVVTDRKLLTCHQDCQTSFFRSLGSVDISDVTTVSTEADKEYCVIEFAADRSQFLPPWILYFSGCEERDRLLEALDRTWKAVFQVDLPHRVVSDPSVQKRCSEALSLMKSAWQRADSLARGRAQREPWC; this is encoded by the exons CCTGTGAAGATGAGACTCCAGCCATCAGAAACCACGACCGGGTCCTGCAGCGCCTGTGTGAACACCTTGACCATGCTCTGCTGTATGG GCTGCAGGACATCTCCTCAGGCTACTGGGTCCTCGTCCTCCACTTCACCAGGAGAGAGGCTGTCCGCCAGATAGATGAGCTTCAGCACATAGCAACCAACCTCGGTCGAA GTCGTGCGTGGTTATACCTGGCACTGAGTGAGAGCTCTTTAGAGAGCTACCTGCGCCTCTTCCAGGAGAACCAAGGATTACTGCAGAAGTATTATTTCAA GAACGCTCTGGTCTGCAGCCATGACCACCTCACGCTCTTCCTCACGCTGGTGTCTGGCCTGGAGTTCATTCGCTTCAATCTCGAGCTG GATGTGCCATACCTGGATGTTGCCCCCTACATGCCAGATTACTACAAACCCCAGAACCTGCTGGACTTTGAGGAAATGCTGCCCAGTTCAGACAGCTTGTCCCTGCACTCCTTTACCTCCCTCACCTCCACCAACCTGGAGTGGGATGACAGTGCCATAGCCCCCTCCAGTGAAG AGGGTGACCTGACCGACCAGGCGAGCTGCCCACGATCCAGTGGCTCTGATCCCCAAACAGTCATTAGTGACATGATGGTCCTTTCTACCGGCACTGTCAAGGCGAAGGCAGCAGCTCATCCTCCTCTGCACAGCCCCACATCCAGACACAACCCCTTCAACGAGGACTCTGacaccaacaccaccaacaCCTCGGCCGACGTCACGCCAGTTCACGTGGCCAGCCGCCACAACGCCACCGCCGCTGGAGATGACACGGAGAGCACCAACAACGAGCTGGAGGTCATCAG GATGGCCAGAAGAAGGAAACCAGCCAAGAAGCGACGAGGGAAGGGCTCCACAGattccagcagcagcatccaTAACTCGATCTCCTCTGATCACATGGACATGGAAGGCAGCCTCCTGGCCTCCGAGGATGTGGATTCATTAAACTGCACTGTAATCCATGTGGGCGGCGAAGGAGAGTTGAGGAGAGGCAGGGTGGGATCAGAGGCTGTGGAGGAAGGAGACGAGGATGAGGTAGTCGACCTCCTACGCCTCCCAGAGATGACGGACACCTCCATGGACAGTGTGGGCCAACCCCTCCGGGACGTCATGGACCGACTCAACGGGGCTCTGGATAGGGAGGAGCCCTGGGAGCGCCCGGAGGAGGGGAAAACTAGTGAAGGCTGTGACCAGGGCCCCGAGCCCCCCGCTCAGCAGCCCTTTCGTGAGGACTCAGGCGGTGAACCACCTGACCCGGCCCGAGGAAAGACGTCTCACTCCACTCTGGCCACAAGCCCCAGGTTCCTGCAGGCCTCTCCTGCGCCTACAGAATTATGCTGCTTTACCCCCAACGGTCCAGACTCTGCTCCCACAGGTGGTGGCTGCAATGACTCTACAGAGCTTAGCCAGCCGCAGACTCTTTCAGGTGGCCTTGAAAATGAAGGAGAGGCAAAAAAGAAAGCAGGACCGGAGCCCGACgtgaggcaggaggaggaaggcgtAGAAGGAGTGGAAACAGACCAGAACACGTTTACTGAggaagcacaacaacaacaacaagagcaGAAGCTCAGTCCCTCAGAAAGTTCTCACCCTGCAGAGTTTAA GGTGGACAACAACCACTTGCTGCTTCTTATGATCCATGTATTCAGAGAGAATGAGGAGCAGCTCTTCAAG atggTGAGGATGAGCACAGGCCACATGGAGGGGGACCTGCAGCCCCTCTACCTGCTCCTGACTGACTGTTACATTTACCTGCTAAGGAAGG GCGCAGCAGAGAAACCCTACACAGTTGAAGATGCTGTTTCTTATAATGAGCTGGACTATCTTTCA GTGGGCCTTGACCAACAGACAGTGACGGTGGTTTGCACCAACAGACGAAGAAAGTTCCTATTGGACACAGCTGATGCCTCACTGACTTT CTGGTTCCTGTCTGTGCTGAAGTCAGCCATGGTGAAGGGTTGCCGTGAGCCTCCTTACCCCTCGGTTCTGACCGATGCCACCATGGAAAAACTGGCTCTCAATAAGTTTGTCTCCCAGGAGTCTCACTGTGAG GTATCAGAAGTGTCCATCCAACTCTACTCACTGGTCCACTGGGAGGATCCTATGGACATGACTCTGTCTCCACAAGGTGGCCCACCAAGCTCTGGAGCACCTTTCAGCACCAAGGAAGGGATCCTGCAGTACCGGTCTGGAACCACCTACCTGGGCAAAGAGCTGTGGAAAAGCTGCTACCTTGTCCTCAG CAATGGGATTCTTTACATGTATGCAGAGAGAACTGACGTGATCCCGCTGCTGTCTGTCACTATGGG AGGGGAGCACTGCGGAGGCTGCCGTCGCTCCAACAGCACAGAGCGTCCCCACGCCTTCCAAGTCATCCTGACAGAGCGCCCCCCACTGGAGCTCAGCGCCAACAACGAGCAGGACATGGCCGACTGGATGCAGCTGCTCTGCCAGTCCGTCTCCAAAGGG aagcagaaacagctgatcacTCAT GTCATCCCTCAGGGTGTGGCCCCCACCCCATGTATCCCATGCTGCCTGGTGGTCAcagacaggaagctgctgaCCTGCCATCAGGACTGTCAGACGAGCTTCTTCCGTTCGCTCGGCAGCGTCGACATCTCTGACGTCACCACCGTCAGCACGGAGGCCGACAAGGAGTACTGCGTCATC GAGTTTGCAGCAGATCGGTCTCAGTTCCTCCCTCCATGGATTTTGTACTTCAGCGGCTGTGAAGAGAGAGATAGACTGCTGGAGGCGTTAGACAGAACATGGAAAGCTGTTTTCCAG GTCGACCTTCCCCACAGAGTCGTGTCTGATCCATCGGTGCAGAAGCGCTGTAGCGAGGCCCTCAGCCTGATGAAGAGCGCCTGGCAGAGGGCAGACAGTCTGGCCCGAGGCAGAGCCCAGCGTGAACCCTGGTGctga